In Nitrosococcus halophilus Nc 4, the genomic stretch CGTTGGGGGACGGATATCTCCGGAGCTTTCTATAAGATTGATGCTGAAGAGTCCCATTGGAATTCTGAGCGGGTCTATGATAGAGGCAACATTGGACATCGGCCCACCATCAAGGGGGGGTATTTCCCCGTGCCTCCGGTTGATTCCCTCCAGGATCTTCGTTCCACCATGTGCCTGATCATGGAGCAAATGGGATTGCCAGTTGAGGTGCATCATCACGAAGTGGCTACGGCAGGGCAGTGCGAGATTGGGACCCAATTCAATACCCTGGTGCGGCGAGCCGATGAACTCCAGATTCTTAAATATGTGGTGCTCAATGTTGCCCACTCTTTTGGCAAAACCGCTACCTTTATGCCTAAGCCCTTAGTAGGGGATAATGGCAGTGGCATGCATACCCATCAGTCCCTTGCCAAAGAGGGGCAAAATATTTTCGCTGGCGATAAGTATGGGGGGCTATCCGAGACTGCCCTGTACTATATTGGGGGTATTATTAAACATGCCCGGGCGCTTAATGCTTTTACCAATGCGTCGACTAATTCCTATAAGCGCCTAGTACCGGGTTTCGAAGCGCCGGTATTGTTGGCTTATTCTGCCCGGAATCGCTCTGCGTCGATTCGGGTGCCTTATGTGACCAGCCCTAAGGCACGGCGGATAGAGGTCCGGTTTCCCGATTCAACGGCTAACCCCTATTTTGCCTTTACCGCAATGCTAATGGCCGGGCTTGATGGTATTCAAAATCAGATTCATCCTGGTGATGCCATGGATAAGAATCTTTATGACTTACCCCCCGAGGAGATGAAAGAGATTCCGACGGTTTGTTTTTCTCTTGAACAGGCCCTGGAGGCCTTGGATCGGGATCGGGATTTTCTCAAGGGAGGAGGGGTATTCACTGATGATGCCATTGATGCTTATATTGCGCTAAAGATGGACGATGTTACCCGCTTGCGGATGACCACTCATCCCATCGAGTTTGATATGTATTACAGCCTTTAATATGAGTCTGCTGACTATTTGGAGATTGGAAACGCCCCCGCAAAGGGGGCGTTTTTTTTTAGCACTATTGGCTTTCTTTTCAAGCTTGCAGCAGTGGGGCTAGCCCAGGCAAAAATAAACCATTCTTTTAAACTAAACTAGATTGTTGCCG encodes the following:
- the glnA gene encoding glutamate--ammonia ligase, with the translated sequence MAVDDVLKTIKEEEIKFVDFRFTDSRGKEQHLSMPAYRLDEEAFREGKMFDGSSIAGWKAIQESDMILMPDPETAVLDPFMEEKTLVLRCDIVEPTTLQGYERDPRSVAKRAEAYLKSTGIADTAYFGPEPEFFVLDDVRWGTDISGAFYKIDAEESHWNSERVYDRGNIGHRPTIKGGYFPVPPVDSLQDLRSTMCLIMEQMGLPVEVHHHEVATAGQCEIGTQFNTLVRRADELQILKYVVLNVAHSFGKTATFMPKPLVGDNGSGMHTHQSLAKEGQNIFAGDKYGGLSETALYYIGGIIKHARALNAFTNASTNSYKRLVPGFEAPVLLAYSARNRSASIRVPYVTSPKARRIEVRFPDSTANPYFAFTAMLMAGLDGIQNQIHPGDAMDKNLYDLPPEEMKEIPTVCFSLEQALEALDRDRDFLKGGGVFTDDAIDAYIALKMDDVTRLRMTTHPIEFDMYYSL